In Geobacter anodireducens, a genomic segment contains:
- a CDS encoding cytochrome C biogenesis protein has protein sequence MNIGSDITFWIAFSAGFLSFFSPCVLPLVPSYITYITGLSFGQLQDAHPGNRVRLIVLVHSVTFVLGFSVVFISLGALAGIASSTFQSLMHDGMIWLQRAGGILVFLFGVHMSGVFHFGALLGDKRVQIRNKPSGLAGTFLVGLAFAAGWTPCIGPILGAILAMAAGTADSASRSVFLLAAYAAGLGIPFVISGVLLHGFMGFFRRFRMHVRLMEILTGVLLMIVGVLLFSGWLGTLSQLVYQWLPASR, from the coding sequence ATGAACATTGGTTCCGACATCACCTTCTGGATTGCGTTCTCCGCAGGTTTTCTCTCCTTTTTCTCCCCCTGCGTGCTGCCGTTGGTCCCCTCATACATTACCTACATCACCGGGCTTTCCTTCGGCCAGTTGCAGGATGCCCATCCCGGCAACAGGGTCCGCCTGATCGTTCTGGTCCATTCCGTGACGTTTGTCCTCGGTTTTTCCGTTGTCTTCATCAGCCTGGGAGCTCTTGCCGGCATCGCTTCTTCCACCTTCCAGTCGCTTATGCATGACGGGATGATCTGGCTACAACGGGCCGGAGGAATTCTGGTTTTCCTGTTTGGCGTTCACATGAGCGGCGTGTTCCACTTCGGAGCATTGCTGGGGGACAAACGTGTCCAGATCCGCAACAAACCGAGCGGGCTGGCGGGTACGTTCCTTGTTGGGCTGGCTTTTGCAGCCGGGTGGACACCCTGCATCGGCCCCATCCTGGGGGCCATACTTGCCATGGCGGCCGGCACGGCGGACTCCGCATCGCGAAGCGTGTTTCTTCTTGCCGCCTATGCGGCGGGCCTGGGCATCCCCTTTGTGATCTCGGGGGTGCTGTTGCACGGCTTTATGGGCTTTTTCAGACGATTTCGCATGCATGTCAGGCTCATGGAGATTCTTACCGGAGTTCTCCTGATGATCGTTGGCGTACTTTTATTCAGCGGCTGGCTCGGCACGTTGTCACAACTTGTTTACCAATGGTTGCCCGCTTCACGGTAA
- a CDS encoding signal peptidase I: MARTHKDHYETARYNRWFAYVGYVLVLSAGVSTVLSGAIKSYLIQAYHIPAASMEDTLLIGDHILVDQRTAAREPKRGDLVVFAYPEDPSKEFVKRVVAVEGDTVEIRDKVLLVNGSSVPEPYVVHNEPTMIPATENPRDNLAPVIVPAGSYFTMGDNRDRSYDSRFWGFVPSENVKGTVRSIYWSWDRTARAVRWDRIGMKVL, translated from the coding sequence ATGGCGAGAACACACAAAGATCATTACGAGACGGCCAGGTACAACCGATGGTTTGCCTATGTAGGCTATGTGCTGGTTCTTTCGGCGGGCGTGTCCACCGTGCTGTCGGGAGCGATCAAGTCTTACCTGATACAGGCGTATCACATCCCGGCCGCGTCCATGGAAGATACCCTGCTGATCGGCGATCACATTCTCGTGGATCAGCGCACGGCGGCACGGGAGCCGAAGCGGGGCGACCTGGTGGTGTTCGCGTATCCGGAAGATCCCTCGAAAGAGTTCGTCAAGCGCGTAGTGGCCGTTGAGGGGGACACCGTCGAGATCAGGGACAAGGTTCTTCTCGTGAACGGCTCCTCCGTGCCCGAGCCGTACGTTGTGCACAATGAACCGACCATGATTCCCGCAACCGAGAACCCGAGAGACAACCTCGCTCCCGTGATTGTGCCGGCGGGATCGTATTTCACAATGGGTGACAATCGCGACCGGAGCTACGACAGCCGCTTCTGGGGCTTCGTGCCCAGTGAGAACGTGAAAGGGACCGTGAGGAGCATTTATTGGTCCTGGGATCGCACGGCACGTGCCGTGCGCTGGGACAGGATCGGCATGAAAGTCCTGTAG
- a CDS encoding transposase yields the protein MTTAEKVARRKLSLLDLAGELANVSKACKVMGYSRQQFYEIRRNYQTYGAVGLLDRLPGAKGPHPNRVDEAVETAILEHCLNQPGHGPLRVSQELSLKGIQVSSGGVRGVWSRHSLLTKQERMLRLEKSVREQSFELSDEQIRLLERFSPEFRERHIETKHTGDLVAVDTFFVGTLKGVGKIYLQSVIDCYSRYAWGRLYTNKLPLTAVHVLNEDVLPFFEEHNARINTILSDNGREFCGRPDNHPYELFLQLEEIEHRTTKVRRPQSNGFVERLHKTLLDEHFRVMGRTKWYESIEEMQADLDDYFRHYNHERPHQGRNMNGRTPYTAFIEGLPKDEESDTENSNLAA from the coding sequence ATGACCACCGCAGAGAAAGTAGCACGAAGAAAGCTCAGTTTGCTAGACCTTGCCGGAGAACTTGCCAACGTCAGCAAGGCATGCAAGGTCATGGGCTATTCACGGCAGCAGTTCTACGAGATCCGGCGCAACTACCAGACCTATGGTGCCGTCGGTTTGCTCGACCGCCTGCCCGGTGCCAAGGGACCGCATCCTAACCGGGTCGATGAGGCAGTGGAAACAGCGATTCTGGAGCACTGCCTGAACCAACCTGGTCATGGGCCGTTACGGGTTTCTCAGGAACTGTCCCTGAAAGGGATTCAGGTCAGTTCTGGCGGCGTGCGGGGTGTCTGGAGTCGGCACAGCCTGTTGACGAAGCAGGAACGTATGCTCCGGCTCGAAAAGAGTGTCAGAGAACAATCTTTCGAACTTTCCGACGAACAGATTCGGCTCTTGGAGCGTTTCAGCCCGGAGTTCCGAGAGCGGCATATCGAGACGAAACATACCGGCGATCTGGTGGCCGTGGACACCTTCTTTGTCGGCACTCTCAAGGGCGTCGGCAAGATCTACCTGCAGTCGGTGATCGACTGCTATTCCCGCTATGCCTGGGGCAGGCTCTACACTAACAAGCTGCCCCTAACCGCCGTGCATGTTCTCAACGAAGACGTGCTACCGTTCTTTGAGGAGCACAACGCCAGGATCAACACCATCCTGAGCGACAACGGCCGGGAATTCTGTGGCAGGCCGGACAACCATCCCTACGAGCTGTTCCTGCAGCTTGAAGAGATCGAGCATCGTACCACCAAGGTCCGGCGGCCCCAGAGCAACGGGTTCGTCGAACGGCTTCACAAAACCCTGCTGGACGAGCATTTCAGGGTCATGGGACGCACCAAGTGGTACGAATCTATCGAGGAGATGCAGGCCGATCTGGACGACTATTTCCGGCACTACAACCATGAACGCCCGCACCAGGGACGCAACATGAACGGCAGAACGCCGTACACCGCCTTCATAGAAGGCTTGCCAAAGGACGAAGAATCGGATACTGAGAACTCGAATCTGGCAGCGTAA
- a CDS encoding histidine kinase: MMKFLETNKSRIVTVTYIFLFCTFFLFSLLVLQKKMSDYYFSTSKTNGTFKKIYEGEATWLNQRMNNYLRSIIVEQGVAAHVVGKDRERLSRIFDPVFASFGKRYVPVIALFIADTKGNIIYQNPGSAPALQTSHLASPAIRSALASGKPVYGFEAGPLPLHHCVAVPVINDSDGTVVGVIKVATSPAYFHFTYKWIFDDIKTVIIQTKDGSVFIPSDLPLPGEPSPASKDKREQDIEFFKPILNQIDMSSEFSDLRVKDRHFLVSTSSRFLSPEGKEMGRILVAYDMTDVRDRLWSDVYLWGGFFAVSAGLMFLINFVGFYKYERIITNQGKVLAQRSKQCALGEMLGYIGHQWRQPLYTLSVVIQNIELQSQLGQLDDALLKKQVTLANQNIQYISSIIDDWRALLMSGSSRQAIDLRASVERAIAMVAPIMEMNRITIDNQIKTTVMTLGFVNDLVQLTINVLLNARDQLCMKDGERIIQISCREENGSLVTVRFQDNAGGIPKHLLKRIFEPYVTTKDKADGTGLGLYLCRQIAENLDNGKVWAENGPFEFQGTRHVGACICLQFAKTTQRS; the protein is encoded by the coding sequence ATGATGAAATTTCTTGAAACAAATAAAAGCCGAATAGTTACGGTCACGTACATTTTCCTGTTCTGTACATTTTTTCTCTTCTCCCTGCTCGTCCTGCAGAAGAAAATGTCGGATTACTATTTTTCCACCAGCAAGACCAATGGCACCTTCAAAAAGATTTACGAGGGCGAGGCAACCTGGCTCAATCAACGCATGAACAATTACCTCAGGTCGATAATTGTCGAGCAAGGGGTAGCCGCCCATGTCGTGGGAAAAGACCGGGAACGCCTGAGCCGCATTTTCGATCCCGTCTTTGCCTCGTTCGGCAAGCGATACGTTCCGGTGATTGCTCTGTTCATTGCCGACACAAAAGGGAACATTATTTACCAGAATCCCGGTTCGGCCCCGGCGCTGCAAACATCCCACCTCGCGTCCCCGGCCATCCGATCGGCACTCGCGTCCGGCAAACCTGTTTACGGGTTTGAAGCGGGACCACTCCCCCTCCACCATTGCGTGGCGGTGCCGGTCATTAACGACAGTGATGGCACCGTTGTCGGCGTCATCAAGGTAGCCACCAGTCCCGCTTATTTTCATTTCACGTACAAGTGGATTTTCGATGACATAAAAACCGTCATCATACAGACGAAAGACGGGTCCGTGTTCATTCCATCCGATCTGCCGCTGCCTGGAGAACCGTCACCCGCCAGCAAAGACAAACGAGAGCAGGACATCGAGTTTTTCAAGCCGATCCTCAATCAGATCGATATGAGTTCCGAGTTTTCGGACCTCAGGGTGAAAGACCGGCATTTTCTGGTCAGCACCTCATCCCGCTTTCTTTCCCCCGAAGGCAAGGAGATGGGGAGAATCCTGGTTGCCTATGACATGACCGATGTCCGGGACAGGCTGTGGAGCGACGTCTATCTCTGGGGGGGCTTCTTTGCCGTGAGCGCAGGGCTCATGTTTTTGATCAACTTCGTCGGCTTCTACAAGTACGAGAGAATCATCACCAACCAGGGAAAGGTCCTGGCCCAGCGCTCAAAGCAGTGCGCCCTGGGAGAAATGTTGGGCTATATCGGCCACCAATGGCGGCAACCGTTGTATACTCTGTCGGTAGTCATCCAGAACATTGAGCTGCAGAGCCAGTTGGGGCAGCTCGACGATGCCCTGCTGAAAAAGCAGGTTACCCTGGCTAACCAGAACATCCAGTATATATCGAGCATTATCGACGACTGGCGCGCCCTGCTGATGTCCGGCAGCAGCCGGCAGGCGATCGACCTGCGGGCGTCGGTTGAGCGGGCCATCGCCATGGTGGCGCCAATAATGGAGATGAACCGGATTACTATCGACAACCAGATCAAAACAACCGTGATGACGTTAGGGTTCGTGAACGACCTGGTGCAACTGACGATCAATGTCCTGTTGAATGCCAGGGACCAGCTATGCATGAAAGATGGCGAGCGGATCATCCAGATATCCTGCCGCGAGGAAAACGGCTCCCTGGTGACCGTAAGATTCCAGGATAATGCCGGCGGGATTCCCAAGCATCTGCTGAAACGTATTTTCGAACCGTATGTCACCACCAAGGACAAGGCGGACGGTACCGGCCTGGGACTTTACTTGTGCCGGCAAATTGCCGAAAACCTTGACAATGGAAAGGTATGGGCCGAGAACGGGCCCTTTGAGTTCCAGGGCACGCGACATGTTGGCGCCTGTATCTGCCTGCAATTTGCCAAAACCACACAAAGGAGCTGA
- a CDS encoding transposase: MRGFDSNTEALFTYVTPESFVPKDHPLRAIRKMADEALAGMDKLFDSMYATTGRSSIPPEKLLKAQLLMILYSIRSNRQLVEQIHYNFLFRWFLGMGLDEKVWDHSSFTKNSERLIGSEVAAEFLSRILAQAERKRLLSREHFTVDGTLIEAWASIKSFKPKDGPPSAGGGGRNETVDFKGQKLTNETHGSVTDPDARLYRKGKTKEAKLCYQGHTLMENRSGLIVRTKVTMASGSGEREAAKTMVQRLPRTTRRISLGGDKGYDTEAFVRELRRLRITPHVAQNTTNRKSAIDGRTTNHPNYAISQKIRKRIEEGFGWMKTVGRLRKTMYRGIEKIAMQLDLHAAAYNLVRMKNLGLGVT; encoded by the coding sequence ATGCGCGGTTTTGACAGCAACACAGAAGCACTTTTTACCTATGTGACTCCTGAATCCTTTGTCCCGAAGGACCACCCCTTGCGGGCCATTCGTAAAATGGCTGACGAAGCCCTGGCAGGGATGGACAAGCTCTTTGACAGTATGTATGCCACAACCGGCAGATCGTCGATCCCGCCGGAGAAGCTCTTGAAAGCCCAACTGCTGATGATTCTTTACTCCATCCGTAGCAACCGGCAGCTGGTGGAGCAGATCCACTACAACTTCCTGTTCCGCTGGTTCCTTGGTATGGGCCTGGATGAGAAGGTCTGGGACCATTCCAGTTTTACCAAGAACAGCGAACGGTTGATCGGTTCCGAGGTTGCTGCCGAGTTTCTGTCACGGATACTGGCTCAGGCGGAAAGAAAGCGCCTTTTGTCACGCGAGCACTTCACGGTTGATGGCACCCTCATCGAAGCCTGGGCATCCATCAAGAGCTTCAAGCCCAAGGATGGTCCACCGTCAGCTGGCGGTGGAGGCAGAAACGAGACCGTGGATTTCAAAGGGCAGAAGCTTACCAACGAAACCCATGGTTCTGTTACCGATCCCGATGCCCGTCTCTACCGCAAGGGAAAGACCAAGGAAGCCAAGCTCTGCTACCAGGGGCACACCCTGATGGAGAACCGCAGTGGCCTGATTGTCAGGACCAAGGTAACAATGGCATCCGGTTCCGGCGAACGCGAAGCGGCAAAGACAATGGTGCAGCGTCTCCCCCGGACCACCCGCCGCATATCGCTTGGCGGTGACAAAGGCTACGACACGGAAGCCTTCGTCAGAGAACTCCGCCGGCTCAGGATCACACCGCACGTGGCGCAGAACACCACGAACAGAAAGTCGGCCATTGACGGTAGAACCACCAATCATCCGAACTACGCCATCAGCCAGAAGATCAGGAAACGGATCGAAGAAGGCTTTGGCTGGATGAAGACCGTAGGCAGGTTACGCAAAACGATGTACCGGGGAATCGAGAAAATCGCCATGCAACTTGACCTGCACGCAGCGGCTTACAACCTGGTTCGGATGAAAAACCTGGGCCTTGGTGTCACCTGA
- a CDS encoding histidine kinase: protein MDVNALKEITVVFVDDEEVALDQIYMVLSSFCKKTICVRNAELALKAIEEHHPEIVITDIRMPGASGIELLASVKQQHPDIAVVIVSAHSESEYLLDAFRLKADGYLLKPFNFHDMLELISSIATQKVTAHKGSAHEPDQREFLLKLLDTIGGRRVEVIEYIINHLDGDLIFHGTYDEVAEALNASKTTVVNTFQVMLEKNVLTRVKNGVYKMNISAT, encoded by the coding sequence ATGGATGTAAATGCCTTGAAGGAAATTACCGTTGTTTTCGTGGATGACGAGGAAGTCGCCCTGGATCAGATCTATATGGTCCTGAGCAGCTTCTGCAAAAAGACCATATGCGTGCGGAACGCAGAACTGGCACTGAAAGCCATCGAGGAGCACCACCCTGAAATAGTCATCACGGATATCCGGATGCCCGGAGCCTCCGGCATCGAATTGCTGGCATCCGTAAAGCAGCAGCACCCCGACATCGCCGTGGTCATCGTCTCGGCCCATTCCGAGTCTGAATACCTGCTTGACGCGTTTCGGCTGAAAGCGGACGGTTACCTGCTCAAGCCGTTCAACTTCCACGACATGCTGGAACTCATCTCCAGCATAGCCACCCAGAAGGTGACCGCCCACAAAGGATCGGCACACGAGCCGGATCAGAGGGAGTTTTTGTTGAAACTGCTCGACACGATCGGCGGAAGGCGGGTTGAGGTCATTGAGTACATTATCAACCACCTCGACGGTGACCTCATTTTCCATGGAACGTATGACGAAGTGGCGGAGGCCCTCAATGCCAGCAAGACCACGGTAGTCAATACGTTTCAGGTCATGCTGGAGAAAAATGTCCTGACCCGCGTGAAGAACGGGGTCTACAAGATGAACATCAGCGCCACCTGA
- a CDS encoding disulfide oxidoreductase: MKPTEMFNTFKAAPIQTIAGWQDKRFLWILMAAVSLFMVILAHSVFQIWLYMRPCEQCVYIRFAFFCMAFGGIIAAIYPKNIGLKLVGYALAFWGTIQGIGYSLKLNKIHEAAHSDNPFGVQGCNPEPTFPFHLPLDKWSPEWFKPTGDCGYDNPIIPDGVVLSNLQKTITDFYQDGWYLWPPSHFMNMAQACLITFGICLLVLAVAAACWLLTLWRKRRSLEATERLACTGKHA, from the coding sequence GTGAAGCCCACGGAAATGTTTAACACATTCAAGGCCGCCCCGATACAAACGATAGCCGGCTGGCAGGACAAGCGGTTTCTGTGGATCCTGATGGCCGCAGTGAGTCTGTTCATGGTCATTCTGGCCCACTCGGTGTTTCAGATCTGGCTCTACATGAGGCCGTGCGAGCAGTGCGTGTACATCCGGTTCGCCTTCTTCTGCATGGCATTCGGCGGGATCATCGCGGCGATCTACCCCAAAAACATCGGTCTCAAGCTGGTGGGATACGCGCTGGCCTTCTGGGGGACCATCCAGGGGATCGGCTACAGCCTCAAGCTCAACAAGATCCACGAGGCAGCCCACAGCGACAACCCCTTTGGCGTGCAGGGATGCAATCCCGAGCCGACCTTCCCGTTTCACCTGCCGCTGGACAAGTGGTCCCCCGAATGGTTCAAGCCGACCGGCGACTGCGGCTACGACAACCCGATCATCCCTGACGGAGTTGTGCTGAGCAACCTGCAGAAAACAATCACCGACTTCTACCAGGATGGCTGGTACCTGTGGCCGCCCTCGCATTTCATGAACATGGCGCAGGCCTGCCTGATCACCTTCGGCATCTGCCTGCTGGTGCTCGCCGTTGCCGCTGCATGCTGGCTGCTTACCCTGTGGCGCAAGCGCCGCTCGTTAGAAGCAACCGAACGCCTTGCGTGCACGGGAAAACATGCGTAA
- a CDS encoding outer membrane channel protein, with amino-acid sequence MKRISAVVAVVALCAVPVVAGATPPRPGGYVSGFFGVSAAADTDVTSINNQSGEVFNDRVEYDPNIYVGGTGGYDFGHFRLEGELSYKHAEISSITDDTGFRFRGVDGSLGALAFMANAFVDVHNNTPVTPYFGGGIGFAVLSLSDTFGSDNSGRLLLYPDDDTTVFAYQAGGGLEIAISPSLSLDLGYRYFGTTKGTFDSDWITTTKLRYESHNGMVGFRVKF; translated from the coding sequence ATGAAAAGGATCAGCGCTGTTGTTGCCGTTGTTGCACTCTGTGCCGTGCCCGTCGTGGCCGGTGCCACCCCGCCGCGGCCGGGGGGATACGTCTCGGGCTTCTTCGGGGTAAGCGCCGCCGCGGATACCGATGTGACGAGCATCAACAATCAGTCCGGCGAGGTCTTCAACGACCGGGTGGAGTATGACCCGAACATCTACGTGGGCGGGACGGGGGGGTACGATTTCGGCCATTTCCGGCTGGAGGGGGAACTCTCGTACAAGCACGCGGAGATCAGCTCGATCACCGACGATACCGGCTTCCGGTTCCGGGGGGTGGACGGCAGCCTCGGCGCCCTGGCGTTCATGGCCAACGCCTTCGTGGACGTGCACAACAACACGCCGGTCACCCCCTATTTCGGGGGGGGCATCGGCTTTGCCGTGCTGAGCCTGAGCGACACCTTCGGCAGTGATAACTCGGGGCGGCTGCTCCTCTACCCCGATGACGACACCACGGTGTTCGCCTACCAGGCGGGCGGCGGCCTGGAGATCGCCATCAGCCCGTCCCTGTCCCTGGACCTGGGATACCGCTACTTCGGCACCACCAAGGGGACCTTCGATTCCGACTGGATCACCACGACCAAGCTGAGATACGAGAGCCACAACGGCATGGTGGGGTTCCGGGTCAAGTTCTGA
- a CDS encoding TetR family transcriptional regulator produces MDKNETRATIIRIGTDLISRQGFNATGIDAVLKEAGVPKGSFYHYFRSKEEFGLAVIDHFAERYDQRLDTFLNDDEVTPLNRVRNYLESGLARLEQNRCSKGCLIGNLGQELADQHERFRVRLDGIFRSWKERFAVCLREAQRAGELAPELDAGVAAGFILSGLEGAILRAKVMKSPQPLRDFIEILFASVLRRQA; encoded by the coding sequence ATGGACAAGAACGAAACGCGCGCCACGATCATCCGCATCGGCACCGACCTCATCTCCCGCCAGGGATTCAACGCCACCGGCATCGACGCAGTGCTGAAGGAGGCAGGGGTCCCCAAGGGGTCCTTCTACCACTATTTCAGGAGCAAGGAGGAGTTCGGCCTGGCCGTGATCGATCATTTTGCCGAGCGCTACGATCAGCGGCTCGACACCTTCCTGAACGACGATGAGGTGACGCCGCTGAACCGCGTCCGCAACTATCTGGAGAGCGGTCTGGCGCGGCTGGAGCAGAACCGGTGCAGCAAGGGGTGCCTCATCGGCAACCTGGGCCAGGAACTGGCCGACCAGCACGAGCGGTTCCGGGTCCGGCTCGACGGGATCTTCCGTTCCTGGAAGGAGCGTTTCGCCGTCTGCCTGCGGGAGGCCCAGCGGGCAGGGGAGCTGGCCCCGGAGCTCGATGCCGGGGTGGCGGCGGGGTTCATCCTCTCGGGCCTGGAGGGGGCGATCCTGCGGGCCAAGGTGATGAAGTCGCCCCAGCCGCTGCGGGATTTCATCGAAATTCTCTTCGCCTCGGTGCTGCGCCGGCAGGCGTGA
- a CDS encoding (p)ppGpp synthetase — protein sequence MTHTKKFPGGSKSRVNLAGENIRNGNATYADLKVIEEWRAAHRSVLNTFQAILRTRTKGTNISVAQRHKRRNTIFDKLKRLPRMQLARMDDVAGCRLIFKNIEDLNKFRETFHKAKFNHKRRNEPGKYDYIISPRSTGYRGIHDVYEYDVNSEAGKNLAGLYIEIQYRTLVQHAWATAVEVVGFITESQPKFQQGDKRYEYEMALASEILARAHEGLKGPFPDKSDRDVLEDFLAIDKELSLIKTLRGLNQAKSEVSDKKNTILIFSDKGLEVRSFRDATDALRILFQLEETMPQNDIVLVRADSSDEVRLAFRNYFSDAREFIRLLDNACSILTGHTIPKSVSRRLSGR from the coding sequence ATGACTCATACAAAAAAATTTCCAGGTGGTTCTAAGTCCAGAGTTAACCTTGCAGGGGAAAATATTCGAAACGGAAATGCCACTTATGCAGACCTAAAAGTAATAGAAGAATGGCGTGCCGCTCATCGGAGTGTTTTGAACACCTTCCAGGCAATTTTGCGAACAAGAACAAAAGGCACAAATATCTCGGTGGCGCAAAGACACAAGAGAAGAAATACTATTTTTGATAAGCTTAAGCGTCTTCCAAGGATGCAACTAGCAAGAATGGATGACGTTGCCGGATGCAGATTGATTTTCAAAAACATCGAGGACTTGAATAAATTCAGAGAAACATTCCATAAGGCAAAATTCAACCATAAACGGCGCAATGAGCCGGGGAAGTACGACTACATAATTTCACCTAGATCAACAGGATATCGCGGAATTCATGACGTCTATGAGTATGACGTCAATTCAGAAGCTGGCAAGAATTTGGCAGGGCTTTACATTGAAATTCAGTATAGAACTTTGGTGCAGCATGCTTGGGCAACTGCCGTTGAAGTTGTAGGATTCATAACTGAAAGTCAGCCAAAATTTCAACAAGGGGATAAAAGGTACGAATATGAAATGGCCCTAGCCAGCGAGATTCTCGCTAGGGCTCACGAAGGGCTCAAAGGGCCTTTCCCTGACAAGAGCGACAGAGATGTTCTAGAGGATTTTCTAGCTATTGACAAGGAGCTTTCACTTATCAAGACGCTGCGTGGACTTAACCAAGCAAAGAGTGAAGTATCTGACAAAAAAAATACCATTCTCATTTTTTCTGATAAGGGTCTTGAGGTTAGAAGCTTTCGTGACGCTACTGATGCTCTTCGTATTTTGTTTCAACTAGAAGAGACTATGCCGCAAAATGACATTGTACTTGTGCGAGCTGATTCCAGTGATGAAGTTAGGTTAGCATTCAGAAACTATTTCTCTGACGCACGTGAGTTTATCAGATTGCTGGACAATGCCTGTTCAATATTAACTGGACATACAATTCCAAAAAGTGTCAGCCGTCGATTGTCAGGTAGATAG
- a CDS encoding thiol:disulfide interchange protein produces the protein MSLRISKIIAKSLALVAILSSTCFAFSEGSDYVALKKPIPNAKNTLIKVFSYDCPFCYKYDKQVTPKVVPRLPADLQFRPFHLKTKGKYGPQGSELFAVLLVRDQKNGLKDKDLYSEKSLLKKAKMAYYNAYHDKKERWDAGPDAYLQTGLNAVGMTRAEFDKEKNDPKVKALLKEWDASYEVAKIQGVPAFVVNGKYLIMTKSITSVDSMLQLINELKSK, from the coding sequence GTGTCATTAAGAATTTCGAAAATTATCGCGAAAAGCCTCGCCCTGGTAGCCATTCTTTCCAGCACCTGTTTTGCCTTCAGCGAAGGGAGCGACTACGTCGCGCTGAAAAAGCCGATTCCCAACGCGAAGAACACCCTGATCAAGGTTTTCAGCTACGACTGCCCCTTCTGCTACAAGTATGACAAGCAGGTGACCCCCAAGGTGGTGCCCCGGTTGCCGGCTGATCTTCAATTCAGGCCGTTTCACCTTAAGACAAAGGGCAAGTATGGCCCGCAAGGAAGCGAACTGTTTGCCGTCCTGCTGGTCAGGGATCAGAAGAACGGGCTGAAGGACAAAGACCTTTACAGCGAGAAGTCGCTCCTGAAAAAGGCCAAGATGGCCTACTACAACGCCTACCATGACAAGAAGGAGCGCTGGGACGCGGGGCCTGACGCCTACCTGCAGACGGGCCTCAATGCGGTGGGCATGACCAGAGCCGAATTCGACAAAGAGAAGAACGACCCCAAGGTCAAGGCGCTGCTGAAGGAGTGGGACGCCTCCTATGAAGTCGCCAAGATCCAGGGTGTGCCCGCATTCGTCGTCAACGGCAAGTATCTGATCATGACCAAATCGATCACCTCCGTCGATTCCATGCTGCAGCTCATCAACGAACTCAAGAGCAAATAA